A window from Populus trichocarpa isolate Nisqually-1 chromosome 3, P.trichocarpa_v4.1, whole genome shotgun sequence encodes these proteins:
- the LOC18097238 gene encoding dirigent protein 22 — MARVPIFAPKFIILSLIFSFATILVNGDQDHEFVRSMDRKLLGLKKEKLSHFKVYWHDILTGPNPSSIQVVPPLNTSITAFGLVRMIDNPLTLGPEMSSRMVGKAQGFYAQASQQDLGLLMAMNFAFIEGKYNGSTITVLGRNEVFSTVREMPVIGGSGLFRFARGYVQARTHMVDLKTGDATVEYNVYVFHY; from the coding sequence ATGGCTAGAGTTCCCATCTTTGCTCCCAAATTCATCATTCTCTCACTCATCTTTTCCTTTGCCACAATTTTGGTCAATGGAGATCAAGATCACGAATTTGTGAGAAGCATGGACAGGAAGCTATTAGGGCTCAAGAAAGAAAAGCTCAGCCATTTCAAAGTATATTGGCATGACATCCTTACAGGCCCTAACCCTAGTTCCATCCAAGTTGTGCCACCATTGAACACTTCAATAACAGCTTTTGGGTTAGTGAGAATGATCGATAACCCTTTAACCTTAGGGCCTGAAATGAGCTCAAGGATGGTAGGAAAGGCGCAAGGGTTTTATGCACAGGCATCACAACAAGATCTTGGCTTGTTAATGGCCATGAACTTTGCTTTTATTGAAGGAAAGTATAATGGTAGCACTATCACTGTTCTAGGGAGGAACGAAGTGTTCTCGACCGTGAGAGAGATGCCAGTGATCGGAGGAAGTGGACTTTTCCGGTTTGCTAGAGGTTATGTTCAGGCAAGAACTCACATGGTTGATCTCAAGACAGGAGATGCTACAGTTGAGTATAATGTCTACGTTTTTCATTATTGA